The genome window CGGCTGTTATGCACAGGTTTCTCCAGAAGAACTGGCAAAAATGGAAGAGGTTGACCTTGTTATTGGAAATTCCCATAAAACAGCTGTTTTGGAACTGGTTGAGCAGTATATAAATGAAAGAAGACAGGACAAAGTTTTTATAGATAATATATTCAGGAAAAATGAGTTTGAAACATTCCAGATAAGCACTTTTTATGAAGGTGCCCGTCCTATCCTGAAAGTTCAGGAAGGATGCAACAGTTTTTGCTCATTCTGTATAATTCCTTTTGCACGAGGAAAGGTCAGAAGTGCAAAAATAGACCAGATTGTCCAGCAGGTGAAAATCCTTGTTGATAGAGGCTTTAAAGAGATTGTTTTAACAGGAACACAGCTCTCCCAGTTTGGATACGACCATAAAGAAGGATTTTTATATGATTTGCTAAATCAGCTTATTAAAATAGATGGGCTTTATAGAATAAGGCTTTCCTCAATGGGAATTAATGAGATAGATGACAAACTTCTTGATTTGATAACATCAGAGGAAAAAATTGCTCCCCATTTTCATCTGTCTATCCAGTCTGGTGATGATAAAGTTCTGAAAGATATGAAAAGAAATTATACCGTTTCCCAATATGCACAGGTAGTTAATGAAATTATCAAAAGGAGACCTGATACAGCAATAGGAACAGACCTTATAACGGGCTTTCCAACTGAAGATGAAAAGGCTTTTGAAAATACTGTAAAAGTAATACAAGAACTACCCTTTGCCTATATTCATGTGTTTACATACTCAGAAAGAAAAGGAACAGCAGCCCAGAAAATAGGGGATAAGGTTCATCCTCAGGAGAAAAAAAGAAGAACAAAAATAATAAGACAGATTTCAGAAGAAAAAAATAAAAAGTTTAGGGAAAAATACTTAGGCAAACCGCTGGAAGTTCTTGTTATATCAGAAAGAGACGGAAAAAAAGTAGGACTTACAGGGAATTATATCCATATAAAATTTAATTCCCAAAAATCTGTAAACAGCATAACAGAGGTTGTTTTAACGGAGGTAGGGGATGAAAGGGAAAATAATATTGGAAAGGAGATTTGAGATGAAAAAGATAATAATGGTATTTTTAACAATTTTTTCTTTTAGTTTTGCATTTGATAACACCCTTGTAGGAAAAGAGTTTAGAGATTTTACCTCTATTGATGAAACCGGAAAAGTGGTAAAAGCATCTCAGGTAATTGACCATAAACCTGCTGTGATTATATTTTTTGCCATAGGTGACCAGCCAGGAACATTTAAATTCCTACCACATATGAACGAGCTTTATGACAAATACAAAGACAAGGTCGTGTTTATGGCTGTTCTGCTAAGCAGGTCTGATAAAAAAGAGGTTCAGGAACTGAAAAAAATGCTTCCACTTAAAATTCCTGTCTATCTTGGATATAAAGATGCAATTGATAACTACAATATTAGAAAGGTAGATGTCCCTCTTATTATTCTTGTTGATAAAGATGGTCTGATTACAAATATAGTTGCAAGACCTGAATCAGAGATGGAAGAAGTTTATCCGTTTGAAAAGGATTTACAGAAAAAAGAAACAATAGAAGAAAGAACTGCCCAGAGCATAAAACTTTTAGACAAATATATTCAAAAACTGATACAGGAGTAAGATATGGAAGATGTTAAGCAGATTATGATAGTTCTAAATGACATAGATATAGAACAGTTAGACGAGGATAAACTGACAGATGTTCTTATGGATGCTTTTAAAGAACAGGGATATACACCAACTGACAGACCAGTTGTTGTTAGAAAAGGTAAAATCAGCTCTATAAGGGCTATTGAAAATGATACTCAGGAAGAAGTGGAAATATACGCACTTGCACAGGTGTTAAATAAAAATGGCAAAACAAAGACTGTCATAACAGGTAGAGTGGTATAGATTTAAATATAGAGGAATATTACATTAAAAGGTGTGAGAGAAAAGCTTGGAGAAAAAGAAATAAATGATAATCTTGGATACAAAGATAAACATAAAATAGTTCAAGGAGGGTCATTATGGAAAAGGTAAGACTACTCAAAAAGCTGATTGATGCAGTGATGGAAGGGGATTATGACGAGGTTTATAGACTTGTTGAACTAATAAAGGTAGATTTAAATCAGATTTATGAATATGAAGGAAGCCCTTTACATGTTGCTGTTAAAGAAGGAGATATAGAATTAGTCAAATATTTCTTAGATAACGGAGCAGACCCTAATATAAAAGGAGCTTTTGGAGAAACACCTCTGCATATTGCTGTTGAT of Persephonella sp. IF05-L8 contains these proteins:
- the mtaB gene encoding tRNA (N(6)-L-threonylcarbamoyladenosine(37)-C(2))-methylthiotransferase MtaB; translated protein: MEKLKVAFSTLGCRMNHFETSAMEEEFENKGYILSEFEDKADIYVINTCTVTNDADRTSRKTIRQAKRRNPEAIVVATGCYAQVSPEELAKMEEVDLVIGNSHKTAVLELVEQYINERRQDKVFIDNIFRKNEFETFQISTFYEGARPILKVQEGCNSFCSFCIIPFARGKVRSAKIDQIVQQVKILVDRGFKEIVLTGTQLSQFGYDHKEGFLYDLLNQLIKIDGLYRIRLSSMGINEIDDKLLDLITSEEKIAPHFHLSIQSGDDKVLKDMKRNYTVSQYAQVVNEIIKRRPDTAIGTDLITGFPTEDEKAFENTVKVIQELPFAYIHVFTYSERKGTAAQKIGDKVHPQEKKRRTKIIRQISEEKNKKFREKYLGKPLEVLVISERDGKKVGLTGNYIHIKFNSQKSVNSITEVVLTEVGDERENNIGKEI
- a CDS encoding redoxin domain-containing protein: MKGKIILERRFEMKKIIMVFLTIFSFSFAFDNTLVGKEFRDFTSIDETGKVVKASQVIDHKPAVIIFFAIGDQPGTFKFLPHMNELYDKYKDKVVFMAVLLSRSDKKEVQELKKMLPLKIPVYLGYKDAIDNYNIRKVDVPLIILVDKDGLITNIVARPESEMEEVYPFEKDLQKKETIEERTAQSIKLLDKYIQKLIQE
- a CDS encoding ankyrin repeat domain-containing protein; this encodes MEKVRLLKKLIDAVMEGDYDEVYRLVELIKVDLNQIYEYEGSPLHVAVKEGDIELVKYFLDNGADPNIKGAFGETPLHIAVDRGYLDIVKLLLEKEADPNVQSNEGNTPLHLSVIASSADIAYELISHGANKEIKNKFGKTPLDLAMELNDEKMIKILS